A window of the Desulfobacula toluolica Tol2 genome harbors these coding sequences:
- a CDS encoding UbiD family decarboxylase produces MLKTNNNQSKDLRGALEWLKSEGLLLETDVEVNPDLEITALEKHLDGSLPMLFNNVKNYPHLRAVTNLFGNTSVMNKMFGWENDTERTKDISYALTHPLPPIEIDQDEAPVQEFVITDDLDVNKWLLAIKHTPLEDEFTIGSGQSVVVGKYFKEGSHVGYNRMSFRWGNVGTFQAAPGSHMWQLQVEHYNKPEGIPITMCFGIPPAANLMAGSGFDYVILPKGCDELGIAGALQGEPLRIVKCRTVDAYALADAEVVLEGYLKPKDRRWETTEAEKQGLQGKAWFHPEWAGYQGKAYKTSTFHVTAITMRKPESKPIIFPLGVHTMDDSNIDTTVREAAIYELCERLQPGIVQDVSIPYCFTDWGGCVIQVKKRSIIEEGWQRNFLTAIMSCNQGMRIAIAIDTDVDINSMEDIMWAVTTRVNPKTDIISPVPGGIGQTFMPAERMTAGEKDWTASNTRFEGGMAIDATIPFGYEEDFHRPTYAVDKVLIKNFFSDEQIKKGESFMSGWVKILSKTGQ; encoded by the coding sequence ATGCTAAAAACAAACAATAATCAAAGTAAAGATCTGCGTGGAGCACTTGAATGGTTGAAATCCGAAGGGCTTTTGTTGGAAACTGATGTAGAAGTGAACCCGGATTTAGAAATTACCGCTCTGGAAAAGCATCTCGACGGAAGTCTGCCAATGCTTTTCAATAATGTTAAGAATTATCCCCATCTTAGAGCGGTTACAAATCTTTTCGGAAATACATCCGTTATGAATAAAATGTTTGGGTGGGAGAACGATACTGAGAGGACAAAAGATATTTCATATGCTCTTACCCATCCATTGCCTCCAATCGAAATCGATCAGGATGAGGCACCGGTACAAGAATTCGTCATAACAGATGATTTGGATGTTAACAAATGGTTGTTAGCGATAAAGCATACCCCTTTGGAAGATGAGTTTACTATTGGCAGCGGACAAAGCGTGGTCGTTGGGAAATATTTTAAGGAAGGATCCCATGTGGGGTATAATCGAATGAGTTTTCGATGGGGAAATGTGGGGACTTTTCAGGCAGCTCCAGGCTCTCATATGTGGCAATTGCAGGTTGAACACTATAATAAACCGGAAGGGATACCTATTACCATGTGCTTTGGAATCCCACCGGCAGCCAATTTAATGGCAGGCTCAGGGTTTGATTATGTCATTCTCCCAAAAGGATGTGACGAATTGGGGATTGCAGGTGCACTTCAAGGAGAACCACTTAGAATCGTCAAATGTCGTACTGTTGATGCCTATGCGCTTGCAGATGCCGAAGTGGTCCTTGAAGGTTATTTAAAACCAAAAGACCGGCGTTGGGAAACAACCGAGGCAGAGAAACAGGGCCTTCAAGGAAAGGCATGGTTTCACCCAGAGTGGGCAGGATACCAAGGGAAGGCTTACAAAACATCAACGTTTCATGTCACGGCAATAACTATGCGAAAACCAGAATCGAAACCAATCATATTCCCCCTTGGTGTTCATACTATGGATGACAGCAATATTGATACGACGGTCAGAGAGGCTGCAATCTATGAACTTTGTGAACGGCTTCAACCTGGTATAGTTCAGGATGTTAGCATACCTTATTGTTTTACCGACTGGGGAGGATGCGTCATTCAAGTTAAGAAACGAAGTATTATAGAAGAAGGCTGGCAGAGAAATTTTCTTACTGCCATTATGAGTTGCAATCAAGGAATGCGAATAGCCATTGCCATTGATACGGACGTGGATATTAATAGCATGGAGGATATTATGTGGGCAGTCACAACTAGAGTAAATCCGAAGACTGATATTATTAGTCCTGTACCCGGTGGTATTGGCCAAACCTTTATGCCTGCTGAACGAATGACTGCCGGGGAAAAAGACTGGACAGCATCCAACACTCGTTTTGAGGGTGGAATGGCTATTGATGCGACGATTCCATTCGGATATGAAGAGGATTTCCATCGTCCGACTTATGCAGTAGATAAAGTTTTAATAAAAAATTTCTTTAGTGATGAACAAATCAAAAAAGGTGAATCCTTTATGAGCGGATGGGTAAAAATTCTTTCTAAAACAGGACAATAG
- a CDS encoding transposase yields MQVNIKNLIDDTQCYDTVRELRWPEGRACPFCESRRVIRRGFDEKESARQRYECKKCGKRFDDLTGTIFSGHHQPLKVWILCLYFMGLNLSNDQIAKELGLNRSDAHQMTSQLRDGVVKKNQK; encoded by the coding sequence ATGCAGGTAAACATAAAGAATTTGATTGATGACACACAATGTTATGACACTGTAAGAGAGTTGCGCTGGCCAGAAGGAAGAGCGTGTCCGTTTTGTGAATCCCGGCGAGTTATCAGAAGAGGTTTCGATGAAAAAGAGTCTGCCAGGCAGCGCTATGAGTGTAAAAAATGCGGAAAACGCTTTGACGACCTTACCGGCACGATCTTTTCCGGGCATCATCAACCCCTTAAAGTCTGGATTTTGTGCCTCTACTTCATGGGATTGAACCTGTCCAATGACCAAATTGCAAAAGAATTGGGGCTTAACCGCAGCGACGCCCATCAAATGACCAGCCAGCTTCGTGACGGGGTTGTCAAAAAAAACCAAAAATAA
- a CDS encoding IS1595 family transposase encodes MAGHKGNPEAVARKGRKGRRNRLKGAPGRGTQEKEKPPVFGMIQRCRDVVIQMLADVRQKTIEPLIKATVLSGTLVYTDEYAIYNRLNDWGYEHESVNHGKGEYARDDDGDGFHEVHVNTMEGFWSLLRSWLRPHRGISQEKLPLYYLGFFEFIHNARKRGKALLHSLIELLIE; translated from the coding sequence GTGGCAGGACATAAAGGCAATCCTGAAGCCGTAGCCCGGAAAGGTAGAAAGGGCCGAAGAAACAGGTTGAAGGGAGCACCTGGCCGGGGCACACAGGAAAAAGAGAAGCCACCGGTTTTCGGGATGATTCAACGATGTAGAGATGTGGTAATCCAAATGCTTGCCGATGTCCGTCAGAAAACCATTGAGCCTCTGATAAAAGCTACTGTATTGTCGGGGACTTTAGTTTATACCGATGAATATGCAATCTATAATCGGCTGAATGATTGGGGATACGAGCACGAGAGTGTGAACCATGGGAAAGGGGAGTATGCAAGGGATGACGATGGGGATGGATTCCATGAAGTCCATGTCAACACGATGGAAGGCTTCTGGTCTCTTTTGCGAAGCTGGCTTCGACCGCATCGGGGTATCTCACAGGAAAAACTCCCTTTATATTATCTTGGTTTTTTTGAATTTATTCATAATGCCAGGAAGCGCGGCAAAGCCTTGCTTCACTCTCTGATTGAACTGCTCATTGAATAA
- a CDS encoding IS3 family transposase has protein sequence MKRKNYSKELKSKVALAAIKGNQTVNEIASEFGIHASLVNRWKKEAIEALPLVFGNSKAKQTKEAEIERDRLYQKVGKLQVELDWLKKNTGHL, from the coding sequence TTGAAACGGAAAAACTATAGTAAAGAATTAAAAAGCAAGGTCGCATTGGCAGCCATAAAAGGAAATCAAACTGTCAATGAGATAGCCTCTGAGTTCGGCATTCATGCCAGTCTTGTAAATCGGTGGAAAAAGGAAGCCATAGAAGCCCTGCCATTGGTTTTTGGCAATAGCAAGGCAAAACAAACCAAAGAAGCCGAAATTGAGCGAGACCGTCTTTATCAAAAGGTTGGTAAACTCCAGGTTGAACTGGATTGGTTAAAAAAAAACACCGGACACCTTTAA
- a CDS encoding IS3 family transposase, which yields MKLIDIEYTEHPFYGTRQMRNVLRRKGYKINRKRVQRLMRKMGIQSIAPKPNTSKAHPQNKVYPYLLRNFDVTRSNQVWSTNITYIPLSGGSIYHHTASQDDADYAQNALI from the coding sequence ATGAAACTCATTGACATTGAATATACTGAACATCCGTTCTATGGTACCCGCCAAATGCGCAATGTTCTGAGACGCAAAGGATATAAGATTAACCGAAAACGGGTTCAGCGATTGATGCGGAAAATGGGAATTCAATCCATTGCACCGAAGCCGAATACCAGTAAGGCTCATCCCCAAAATAAAGTGTATCCATATCTTTTGAGAAATTTTGATGTAACCAGATCAAATCAGGTGTGGTCTACGAATATAACCTATATCCCACTTTCTGGTGGTTCCATTTATCATCACACCGCTTCTCAAGATGATGCCGATTATGCGCAGAATGCGCTTATCTGA
- a CDS encoding reverse transcriptase domain-containing protein, with protein MTGFEAVKRNGGAPGVDGVTVAEFESRIDEELTQLSKDLKSWCYKPSPVKRVEIPKPGNTGVRLLGIPCIRDRVVHATMKHLLEPIIDPTFSDNSYGFRPGYSPQKAVEAAQKIVKSGKEYVVDIDLSKFFDRVNHDRLICLLSGHVSDKRILRIIGIILRSGVMINGTTRKWDIGYIRRPHLI; from the coding sequence TTGACCGGTTTCGAGGCAGTGAAAAGGAACGGCGGGGCACCAGGTGTTGATGGTGTAACCGTTGCAGAATTTGAAAGCCGAATAGATGAAGAGCTGACCCAGCTGAGTAAGGACCTTAAAAGCTGGTGTTATAAACCAAGCCCGGTGAAACGGGTGGAAATACCAAAACCAGGTAATACCGGTGTTCGCTTGCTGGGGATTCCCTGTATTCGGGACAGGGTTGTGCATGCCACGATGAAGCACCTTCTGGAACCGATAATTGATCCCACATTTTCTGATAACAGCTATGGTTTTCGTCCCGGCTACAGTCCGCAAAAGGCGGTTGAAGCGGCACAAAAGATAGTTAAAAGTGGAAAAGAATATGTGGTGGATATTGACCTGTCTAAATTTTTTGATCGAGTTAATCATGACCGACTCATTTGTCTGCTTTCGGGCCACGTGTCAGATAAGCGCATTCTGCGCATAATCGGCATCATCTTGAGAAGCGGTGTGATGATAAATGGAACCACCAGAAAGTGGGATATAGGTTATATTCGTAGACCACACCTGATTTGA